Sequence from the Drosophila innubila isolate TH190305 chromosome 3L unlocalized genomic scaffold, UK_Dinn_1.0 0_D_3L, whole genome shotgun sequence genome:
GTCACTCAGAAGTGTGAGTGAAGCGGAGCCACTTCATAATTATGGCGCCCTAATCAAATTAAGAGTCCatttaacaagtcaaaattacataatatgaaaattacgcatacgcaacgtgaacgagacgagacgagttGAGTCGAGACAAGGCATAACGAGTGTGTTTGGAGACAACTAAACAAAGCTGATAAACTAAACAAGCTGACTCACTCACTGGTCGGCTGCTGACTTCATcaacattatcatcatcatcatcattatcatcggAATCATTATCAACGtcaggcaacagcagcaacatgtcaACATGTGGAAGCcggaaatgaaaaaaatactaaGCAAAGTCGTTGCCACTCTGCCAATGCTTATTAACACAACCCCGCctccgacacacacacaccacaacaCTTTCATACACAGCTAGTGCAGGCAGCTTGAGGacatgcaacaaattaaatcagGCTCGCTTTTGTTTGTGGCTAGACGTGATTTTGACTTAACTTAAGActgctttaaattatttgtaaattagcAATAAAGAAATTcactcaaattaaataatttgaccAAGTTACAAGGCCAGCATATTgtcaaattgacatttttgtCGCCTGTCGGCTGACTGCATGTTGTGAAAGTGAAGAGTAAGGAAAAAAGTTGTTCTGCTCAACTTGCTGTTTTAactagttgttgtttctggtgctgttgttgttgctgttgttgttgttacttgtGCGCGATGATGACGACAACTGCTGGAAAATCCCAATGCTAGTCAAACAAAGCGCgcaaaaaagtatgcaacgcaCTTTGGCGCTCAACGCCAGACAgaacagaaaagaaaagaacagaacagaacagaataGACACGAGGACAGATGAGAAGAGGAGTCAACGCTTTTTTGACTAACTGCCAAGCGGTCCACATGTGTGCGTGCTTCTCTCTATCTGTGTTggtgtgtatatgtgttttCAATGCCCGCCAGCACTTCAACAAATATTACTCGCTGGCACTCCATACTCTCAACGCTTTTGCTATTTGACAAAGCTGCacatttcttctttttttttttttaatactcgtacttattttttctactttttattttgttggcgTATGAGTAAACAAGcatgtgtggtgtgtgtgtgtgtaatccTTCAAAGGCATTGTATGCTacacatttacacatttaATGGCATTTTGACACTGATAATGATGTTGTCCTTTGCATCCGCAGACTTCCAACTTTAGCTTAACAATTGAGCATATGTAAGTATACtccacatatatatatatatattctcatTCTTGACAGCTgctaactttatttatattaactaGTAGGAAAGTCTTAAGTGGAGTGAGCCCGACTGGaaaagaccctgtacttaagcTGTAAAAACTCTAGGGGTTGCTCCAAAATCATTCCAGTTTCTGAGATCTATGTCTTGAAACTGatcaagtatatattttattgatggGGTTTGTTACGCttatttcaaacttttttgttgacaaacttaatagaccctcTGTACGTTTAGACACAGGGCCTAAGAAGAGCGTACAAATTATAGAATTCCTACACAAACTTTGCCCCAGGCACATGCTATACATATCCATatacattgtacatacatacatatatatgatatattcaaATGTAGAGATGATATCCCCGCAGGATGTGAACTGTGAATAGGCAGCTGACCGAGCGTCTggctgtccgtccgtccgtctgtctgtctttgtGAATTGTAGGAAAAACTTTTAACTCAACATTTcgatttgtgtttgtttgttgttgtttgactGCGTTACTTGAGGCAGTTGCAGTTTTTTCTCTGTGTGATTGGAAATCtgtatttatcaaattaattaaattatcatgCCCGGCAGCAGAACAAAATTGGTTTGAGATGTTCCAAAAATTGTTGTCACTACAAaaacgccaaaaaaaaatgtttgcaaccAGCCATAAAATACGGAAATCTGTTGGCAATTTGTGAAATCGCGAAAACATATGGAATTGAGAACAACCTTTTGAAATGCTTGTATGTGAGCgccatttgcaattgtttgaCCCGCTTTGCGGAATTGCAGTTCAACCAGTTGTGTGCCTTACCTTATCATTGTTGTACCTGCCACAGgctctgccactgccactgccacaggcTCTGCCGCttccgctgccgctgccgctgccgctgccactgccaccaaCAACACAAGCAGCagccgccaccgccaccgcagccgttgttgccgttgcttttGCCGTTACCGTTACCGTTGCCGTTTGTCACCGCGGCCTATGCCGATGCCTATATCTGAATTCTACAAATCTTGTGCTATTGGCGTCTCtatccgtctccgtctccgtcgctgtggtagttgttgctgatggTGCCGTTAGCGTTACCGTtgacgttgtcgttgccgttgctgcaaCTCCTCGCTAGCAGCGATACCTTGCCACACCTAGCATATTTTTCGCCACACGTTGGAACAGCCCGTTTGGACTTTCACAGTTCCTTTGTATTTCCTCTTGCCGGTTCGCAAGTCGCTTTACGTTTCACGTTTCACACACTTTTCACTTTACGCTCTCACGtttttcatttccttttctgtaacttttttttggcgGTGCTTACGATTTCATTGCAATGCGATTTATTATgatatcaatttcaatttggatTTCTCTCTAATGATTTGCGAATATCGGGAGAGTTTCGGGCAAGAATTCTATGAATGAAGAAACGCGTTGTGTCCGTCGTGTATGGCTGCACAGTATTGAATTTTTtcgcatttacatttttaacgAGGGGGTTCGGGGTTGGGgttgttattgattttttgcCCAAACTGACATTTGGTAGTACATACGCGATTCCGCCAGAGGGCGATTTATTTGACAGTCCGCTTACAACGAGGGTGGTTTTTCTCCACAAACTGCCAAAACATCTGACTGCGTGTAGACTTGCCGTTGAGATTTCAAATCGAAACTCTACACGGCACACAGAGcgaaaaaatcaagtatttcgtgctaaaatttaaattactaaaatcatggatattgtttttattgcaagTATAAGTATTtctgtttaaaaattcaagtcatttaatatttaaagtttttgctaACAACTCCCGCTTTCCAAATCCTAAGAAATAAAACAGACTTTGCGACGTTTCTCTGAGTCATACTACATGAACACACACTGAAGTTTATTGCATTACATAAATTACTATAACATTTACAATTAGCATTACATAAAAAGCGccatttttctcatttttaatcaaatatatatctataatcgtacacattaaaattgttgttgattttcagTGCCCAATAAGTTCACACTATCACaatgaataaaatacattGCTCGATATCAGTAATTCAGATCTATTATTgatctataataaatatttccttTACATTATGGtaaaaacaataactacatgcatatatgtatgtaagtattaCAGTATTTCAACTACTTATGATTTACTGACGCCAGATCTTAAACCTCTCTTTTAAAATATCCGCGTAGCTTtcagtctttaaaaaaatccaGAAAATCAGAAACTGCAATGCGTCTAGTCATCGTACATATGTAAATCATATAGATATAGGACTGTTCCGTATTTGATATCGCAACAAATTTACACTTATTCGAAAAcaaagtgaaatttaattcCAGAACAGACCTAATGGGTTATAGCTTATGTGATTCTTCTTGTTTCTTGAGAAGTGCaagttaaaagttaaaaaatttggcTTAGTTACGTTTGCAACGTCTGCTAATTGTTTCGATGTACAAATTCGAGTGTTGAGAGGAGCCAAAATGAATGCACTCATGAATGCCGCAAACAGTTTACAAATGAATGATGGATATGTATTTATTGAGCAATACTTTGGAGCAGCGATGAGCTCTTTTGTTTCTGTATATCCTGCGATCAGAGccataaattatttgtgttcagcgcctcgactcgaagcagcgcatttgctgtgtgctgctgttgttggcttttgCTTTAGAATACGTTATCGAGTGCATACATTTTGGAGTCTACTCAAAAAGACGGTTCATCATAGGCGTTGCAGCCTGTTTACAAGCGTGTCGCCTCCGATACGGTGGCCACATCGCAGCCATTATTTgactgttgttgatgctgttgttgtggttgttgttgctgctgctgctgctggctaGTCGAGATGCCCACATCCGTGGTGGGTCGTGGAAGATGTGAATAGTATCCCATTTGACAGGTATTGTGATGGGATAACTTCTGATTTTGCTTAAGTTGATATTGGGCCGCCTTCAGagcctgttgctgctgcggcgtCAGGCAATCGCAGGCCGCCAGCAGCTCCTCCGTGGACTTGGCCGTAATCGTTGTGGTCGTGGTGGTTGTCAACTCACCCACAAATTCTGTGGGCGGCGGTGCATAGTTCTCCACATCGCCATAGGTTGAGTAGCGTCCATAGGGATTACGTCGTGGCATCGAGTGACGTTGCTGGGAAACCTGCAGCTTCACGGGCGGATTCATGGCCACCGTGTCCAGATAACCATAGCCATAACCCTGACCAATCAGACCCTTGTTGGCCAAATTATCCCAGGACTTGGGCTTCTGCACGTAGGCCATGGTATGGGGATAGATCTGGGACGGCTGCACCTGTGTTGCAGTCACATGATAATGCGgctggtgatgatgatgagcatGCACATGTGGATGCTGCTGTGCCGgaggttgttgctgctgtggctgctgctcaTAGGACTGTCGCGACTTGGTCGAATGCTGTCGCGAGGCTTGAGCTGCATCGCTCTTGGGATCCCAGAACAGCGTATCCGTGCTGATGGAGGTGGTGTAGGAGGCGGAGTCCCCTGGCGCGAATTCACTGGAAGTGCACGAATGCAGACTACAATGACTGGCCAGACCCGAGGCCAAGTCAAAGTAACGAGATCGCACACTGCCCGcctgggaatgggaatgggaatgggattgGGACTGCGCTTGAGGCGCCTGATGATGGTAATGATGATGCGGCTGGGCTGGCGGCGTTTGGTCATGCCTGTGgcgatgatggtgatgatgatgatggcccGCCTGTCGCTCCATCGCCGGACTGGTCGTGGCATGCGTCTGGGAATTGGCTCGCGTTGTGGCTTGCTTCTCCTTTCCCTCCGAACGTTCCCGCTCCCGTTCCCGCTCGCGATGCTTATGCTTATGCACGTGCTCCTTGTGCTGGCGATGACGACGTCGCGACGGCACACACTGTGTATCGCAACAGGGACTGGCCAGATCATAGGCATCCAGGCTCACATTGTCGCCGTTGCTGTGCGACTTCTCCGATGACTTCCAGCGAAAGTGGCCCACACAGGGATTGCAAGAGTGGCCGGCATGGCAATGCTTTGACTTCTCCAACTTGGGCGGCTTTGCGGGCGGCTTGTGCTTCTCACAGGTGCgcggtggtggtgctggtggtttCACCGCTGACCCACCACTTGCGCTGTGATATTGCT
This genomic interval carries:
- the LOC117787522 gene encoding bromodomain-containing protein 4A: MSSSCQSIATAASSAATTAAAVSISVSNATSVGSLIAAACMQQQNQQQQPPTSHYVNGTGSLGRLKFHHKSLDASDEELEYTQLSRSTHILGRYKSERFLASKPDEDRRRRTIIVEKKNDSYGFTLQSYGIHYKCDEELEMITYVDYVEYGGPAYRAGMREGDVILSINGNDMEKADHKTIVEFIKKCDMRMRMVVLFEDCVRKVDLHMRYIQLQTLLQQKMNELERVHLRERELLEGKWKTHSLPARKKANANTSPSDGEGVSPTESTAIETGFYRPALSTEDVANMAMRQQPVIIPPPAQFMLTYHYLDPTYRYVLRPTPGNADNYIEGGLIGLQRSSSNDHQASQQPQQQQQQQRYMMQRTESLDTNTASQATASTTQQYHSASGGSAVKPPAPPPRTCEKHKPPAKPPKLEKSKHCHAGHSCNPCVGHFRWKSSEKSHSNGDNVSLDAYDLASPCCDTQCVPSRRRHRQHKEHVHKHKHRERERERERSEGKEKQATTRANSQTHATTSPAMERQAGHHHHHHHRHRHDQTPPAQPHHHYHHQAPQAQSQSHSHSHSQAGSVRSRYFDLASGLASHCSLHSCTSSEFAPGDSASYTTSISTDTLFWDPKSDAAQASRQHSTKSRQSYEQQPQQQQPPAQQHPHVHAHHHHQPHYHVTATQVQPSQIYPHTMAYVQKPKSWDNLANKGLIGQGYGYGYLDTVAMNPPVKLQVSQQRHSMPRRNPYGRYSTYGDVENYAPPPTEFVGELTTTTTTTITAKSTEELLAACDCLTPQQQQALKAAQYQLKQNQKLSHHNTCQMGYYSHLPRPTTDVGISTSQQQQQQQQPQQQHQQQSNNGCDVATVSEATRL